The Mauremys reevesii isolate NIE-2019 linkage group 1, ASM1616193v1, whole genome shotgun sequence genome has a segment encoding these proteins:
- the SON gene encoding protein SON isoform X3, giving the protein MLLTTRARCGKVEGQQNGETIPAEQANTSDDTVTGAGSLQNDQIVQKIEEVLSGALDTELQCKSGVEEDSVKNSSPSTKRGPTDEVEDEIPRKKSKKNKKHKSKKKKKKKKKKRKKEKKHKKQPKESKLSAQYGEHADLQPVSHSKTEKLGSKLITQHGGHADSDLAGQMQPEELGTKLSAEYMGHSIKRLTPHLQSDSESSVEKLGSEKTNLALTDTHSTFSSETSKLDTQEENTSTMKIQEQAKVKLLVNKTHESIYHIAINMNAKGGPLPVKDTENGTVSTNSTGVAGKSEIEKDLGAIPASEITEELKDSEATSEAALKLMGMVEVKDLETTLESEAIAKIKFSEAILKSLTMVTSEGLEAPLESVAVTNDLVETPTSVVVMEMKALEETAESVVMTDMKGLEATLETVGVAEAKSLEGGLEFVTVPYDLVATSKSVAKAEVNGLEATSKSASVVEVKGSEGALKPVAMQEVKDLERTLEYVAPGKDSETTLEAVVNAKDLEAALKPVMEMKDLEVTPESVHMEEMKGAEGTLESLAMAVDLEGTLKPAPVAEAKDSDAASLTLQIEDMKQSKGFLESVAMAKGPETILDPVGMAKGLETVLEPAGVTEVKDLEGIPESLHIQDMEDLELSLEPVVMTTGLDVALEHVAVAKGATPFSMQMEKVKDVEGALVESVAVAKGSEAALEHVVLAENKDVEPTSLSLQMEDVKDSEGALESIAMKEGSEATQEPVTEAKDLEAILESVSGVKGSEPALLSLQREDVKDSEGVKSLAMAKGSKPTLKAVAVWEGRGSEAILLSLEMENVKDSEEALESVARVRGSEPTLEPVAMVEAKGLEVLSLQMENVKDSEGALDSEAMAKYLEATLEPVAEVKDSEAMLRSLQMEDVKELEGTLESVVAAKSSAAPLGPVARTEEKGAETPPLFLQIEDVAESEGVLESMSVVKLKALEAAFESVVKVEVKDLNKLVQAESEVTAQFKDLEAIPKFLCMEADSVITPVSETLEVKNMEIIGQSESLGEVKDLETTPESKAVAESKDSETTTETQVVMEVKDLKTIPESQVMTEVSDLKISPHTEVEVMKSFETATKSDATIIEVEDSESTLESRAVVEVKYLEATPESEAITGIKYAKKFLESEAKTELKHSEATPESLQLTDLKDSGKTPGPEVMIQMKDSKTAKKSEPITLVKDSEASRELLHIVVKDLQSTLEPETVTVVKDLKETLECEMVVAKDLETTPKSEAIMDVKHSKAAPESLYKPKVKDSEAVPESLYSSKVKGAELALELEAAAKVKDLKETLESEVMVDVKDLEAASESVVRMKVKDLEEIPEHWQPVGVKILEASPESEETVEVKYLEATPEAQVLTEMKDLEETLESLYTTEVEELEKITKSMPMVEVKESEAVMDLKFSATTLKSEKIVEVKILEDTPVSLAVENIQNSKAYLESLHTEEMKDLEADLEAETATDLKDLEETLGTVQVKYSEAVLKSVGIAERKHLETTVESPNAVLDLETVLEPQHTVDLKLPETPEIPELTVEVKDSEAALESEAITEVNDLRATPESVATVEVKDLKVVPDSLHTVNMNNLEATPELVTAAKVKDLETAPPLLLPPQILKDLQAAPESAAVVKDLEAAPEYVVMLAEVKDSELVPVSLHTIDVKDSETIPESTVVVSEAKDSAAAPESVAELKYSETSPESVVVTAEMKDLEAALKSVVVAEVKDLRAAPESLAAEVTDLEAAPDILCPVDVKDSGTAPESVVVAAEVTDLEAAPDFLCTVDVKDSGTTTESVIAAEEVTDLEAAPDFLHIEDVKDSERAPQSVVVAAEVKDSEAAPESVVTVAELKYSETSPESVVATAEMKDLEAVLESLAVAEVKDLQAASDGLVAVAEVKDLKVSPESLAAVAAEVTDLEAAPDFLCTVDVKDSGTTTESVIAAEEVTDLEAAPDFLHAEDVKDPERAPQSVVVAAEMKDSETTPESVAAVAEVKYSETSLESVMATAEMKDLEAILESVAEVKDLQAALDAVVAEVKDLKAGPVSVVVVADVEDSEGTPKSVEVAAEMKDSEAASESVAIAAEMKDLPAALDSLVSVAEVEDSEAASVSLHTLGVNDSEAAPESVVATTEVKNLEAPPVSLYTVYIKDSETTQESVTVTAEVNDSEATPAFGPVAEEVKDLGAPPESVVAVAAVEVLGVAPELVVAGAAAKDLGVPPESMVAVAAVEVSGVAPELLVVVAEAKDSEATPGSVAEVKNDDDLFKKKKAYEKSKSSDKHKQDAKKLKRSKSKSLSRSRKRKKKSRSRSVSKHLKYKRARSRSRNYSDSRKNHSTSYDKSRSRSVEKRGGKESSRRSRRRRSRSSDGLKSRSRSIDKKEGKDSSWRSRRRRSRSSDHLKSKSRSVEKREGKGSSRRSRRRRSRSSDRLKSRSQSVEKRERKDSSWRSRRRRSKSWDRLKSRSRSVGKKGRKDSSWRSRRRRSKSSDHLKSRSRSVEKRERKDSSRRSRRRRSKSSDRLKSRSRSRSFEKRGGKETSWRSRRRRSKSSDRLKSRSRSRSFEKRGGKESSWRSRRRRSKSSDRLKSRSRSRSFEKRGGKESSWRSRRGRSKSSDRLKSKSRSRSVEKRSGKESSWRSRRRRSKSSDRFKSRSRSVEKRGGRDSSWRSKRRRSKSLDRLKSRSKSVEKRRGRDSSRRSKRRRSKSTDHHKSRSKSVEKIGSKESSRRSKRRRSKSSDRLKSRSKSIEKLGSKETSWRSRCRRSKSFDGLKSRSRSKSVEKRESKESSRRSKSKRSKSSERHKSRSKSVEEIEVQEPSQRSRSSRSKSFERHKSRSNSVEEIEVQEPSKRSRSSRSKSSEHKSRSKSVEEIEVQEPSQRFQSSHFKSSERHMYRSKSVDEIVVQELSQRFRSSRSKSLEHQKSRSKSVEEIEGKEFSQKSQSCHSKVSESHESRSKSVEEIEVQERSQRSRSSRSKSSEHLQSRSKSVEEIEVQELSQRSRSSRSKSSERVTSKSKSVEEIEAQEPAERSRSSCSESLERQMSRSKSVEKECKDSSQRSRSSRSKSSECVTSKSKSDEEMEVQEPSLRSRSRRSKSDEGHKSRSNSVEEIEVEEPIQRSRSSRSTSSERHKSRSKSVEEIAVQEPSHRSQSSRPESLERQKSRSKSIEKECKDSSQRSRSSRSKSSECVTSKSKSDEEMEVQEPSLRSRSSRSKSSESHTSRSKSIEKIEVEEPSRRSRSSRSKSSERHKSRSNSVEEIEVKEPSQRSRSSRPESLERIEVEEPSQRSRSSRSKSSERRTSRSKSVEEIEVEEPIQRSRSSRSTSSERHKSRSKSVEEIEVEEPSHRSQSSRPESLERQKSRSKSVEEIEVEEPSQRSRSSRSKSSERHTSRSKSVEEIEVEEPSQRSRSSRSKSSEGHKSRSNSVEEIEVEEPLQRSRSSRSKSSERHTSRSKSVEEIGGKDSSPRSQVAALDLLNVTSPDPNLLKK; this is encoded by the coding sequence gtgtgGAGGAAGATTCAGTGAAAAATAGCTCTCCATCTACAAAAAGAGGCCCTACTGATGAAGTAGAAGATGAAATTCCAAGAAAAAagtcaaaaaagaacaagaaacacaaaagcaagaagaagaagaagaaaaagaagaagaaaaggaagaaagaaaaaaaacacaaaaagcaGCCAAAGGAATCAAAATTAAGTGCACAGTATGGAGAGCATGCAGATTTACAACCTGTTTCCCACTCAAAGACAGAAAAATTGGGCTCAAAGTTGATCACACAGCATGGAGGACATGCAGATTCAGATCTTGCTGGTCAAATGCAGCCAGAAGAATTGGGCACAAAATTGAGTGCGGAGTACATGGGACATTCAATTAAAAGACTCACACCTCATTTGCAATCAGATTCTGAATCATCTGTGGAAAAACTTGGGAGTGAAAAAACAAACTTGGCCTTGACTGATACACACAGTACATTCAGTTCAGAAACCAGCAAATTGGATACCCAGGAAGAAAATACTAGTACGATGAAAATTCAAGAGCAAGCTAAAGTAAAATTATTGGTTAATAAGACTCATGAAAGTATATATCATATAGCTATTAATATGAATGCAAAGGGTGGACCTTTACCAGTTAAAGACACTGAAAATGGTACTGTGTCTACCAACAGTACTGGAGTTGCTGGTAAATCTGAAattgaaaaggatttgggggctaTTCCAGCCTCTGAgataacagaagaactaaaagattCAGAAGCTACTTCAGAAGCTGCTCTGAAATTGATGGGCATGGTGGAGGTGAAAGACTTAGAAACAACCTTAGAATCTGAGGCCATTGCAAAGATTAAATTTTCAGAAGCAATTCTAAAATCTCTGACTATGGTGACTTCAGAGGGTTTGGAGGCCCCTCTAGAATCCGTGGCTGTGACAAATGATTTGGTAGAAACTCCAACATCTGTAGTTGTAATGGAGATGAAAGCTTTGGAAGAAACCGCAGAATCTGTTGTCATGACAGATATGAAAGGTTTGGAAGCAACTCTAGAAACTGTGGGTGTGGCAGAGGCAAAAAGTTTGGAAGGTGGTCTTGAATTTGTGACTGTGCCATATGATTTGGTAGCAACTTCAAAATCTGTGGCCAAGGCAGAGGTAAATGGTTTGGAAGCAACTTCAAAATCTGCATCTGTGGTGGAGGTGAAAGGTTCAGAAGGAGCCCTAAAACCTGTGGCCATGCAGGAGGTGAAAGATTTAGAAAGAACCCTAGAATATGTCGCCCCGGGAAAAGATTCAGAAACAACGCTAGAAGCTGTTGTGAATGCAAAAGATTTGGAAGCAGCTCTAAAACCTGTAATGGAGATGAAAGATTTGGAAGTAACTCCAGAATCTGTACACATGGAGGAGATGAAAGGTGCAGAAGGAACCCTAGAATCTCTGGCTATGGCAGTAGATTTGGAAGGAACCCTCAAACCTGCTCCTGTGGCGGAGGCAAAAGATTCAGATGCAGCATCACTGACTCTGCAAATAGAAGATATGAAACAGTCAAAAGGATTCCTAGAATCTGTGGCGATGGCAAAAGGTCCAGAAACAATTCTAGACCCTGTAGGGATGGCAAAAGGTCTAGAAACAGTCCTAGAACCTGCAGGGGTGACAGAGGTGAAAGATTTGGAAGGAATTCCAGAATCTCTGCACATACAGGATATGGAAGATTTGGAATTATCCTTAGAACCTGTGGTCATGACAACAGGTCTGGATGTGGCTCTAGAACATGTGGCTGTGGCGAAAGGTGCAACTCCATTTTCTATGCAAATGGAGAAAGTGAAAGATGTGGAAGGAGCCCTAGTAGAATCTGTGGCCGTGGCAAAAGGTTCAGAAGCAGCCCTAGAACATGTTGTCTTGGCAGAGAATAAAGATGTGGAACCAACTTCACTATCTCTGCAAATGGAAGATGTGAAAGATTCGGAAGGAGCCCTAGAATCTATTGCCATGAAAGAAGGCTCAGAAGCAACCCAAGAACCAGTGACAGAGGCAAAAGACTTGGAAGCAATCCTAGAATCTGTCTCAGGGGTGAAAGGTTCAGAACCAGCACTATTGTCTCTGCAGAGGGAAGATGTGAAAGATTCAGAAGGTGTAAAATCTTTGGCCATGGCAAAAGGTTCAAAACCAACCCTAAAAGCTGTGGCTGTATGGGAGGGAAGAGGTTCAGAAGCAATTCTGCTGTCTCTGGAAATGGAGAATGTGAAAGATTCAGAAGAAGCCTTAGAATCTGTGGCCAGGGTAAGAGGTTCAGAACCAACCCTAGAACCTGTGGCCATGGTAGAGGCTAAAGGTCTGGAAGTTCTCTCTCTGCAAATGGAGAATGTGAAGGATTCAGAAGGAGCCCTAGACTCTGAGGCCATGGCAAAATATTTAGAGGCAACTCTAGAACCTGTGGCAGAGGTGAAAGATTCGGAAGCAATGCTTCGGTCTCTGCAAATGGAAGATGTGAAAGAATTAGAAGGAACCCTAGAATCTGTCGTGGCGGCAAAAAGTTCGGCCGCACCCCTAGGGCCTGTGGCCAGGACGGAGGAGAAAGGTGCAGAAACACCTCCACTATTTCTGCAAATAGAAGATGTGGCAGAATCAGAAGGAGTCCTAGAATCTATGTCGGTGGTGAAGTTGAAGGCTTTGGAAGCAGCCTTTGAGTCTGTAGTCAAGGTAGAGGTGAAGGATTTAAATAAACTTGTACAAGCTGAgtctgaggtcacagctcagttTAAAGATTTGGAAGCAATTCCCAAATTTCTGTGTATGGAGGCAGATTCGGTAATAACTCCAGTATCGGAGACATTGGAAGTGAAAAACATGGAAATAATTGGACAATCTGAATCACTGGGAGAAGTGAAAGATTTGGAAACCACCCCAGAATCTAAGGCAGTGGCAGAGTCAAAGGATTCAGAAACAACTACAGAAACTCAGGTGGTGATGGAAGTAAAAGATTTGAAAACAATTCCAGAGTCCCAAGTCATGACAGAAGTGAGTGACTTGAAAATATCTCCACATACTGAGGTGGAGGTGATGAAAAGTTTTGAAACCGCTACAAAGTCTGATGCCACTATAATAGAGGTGGAAGATTCTGAATCAACTCTGGAATCTAGGGCAGTAGTGGAGGTGAAATATCTGGAAGCCACACCGGAATCTGAGGCAATAACTGGCATAAAATATGCTAAAAAATTTCTAGAATCTGAGGCCAAGACAGAGTTGAAACATTCAGAAGCTACCCCAGAATCTTTACAACTTACAGACTTGAAAGATTCTGGAAAAACTCCAGGACCTGAGGTGATGATACAAATGAAAGATTCAAAAACAGCTAAAAAATCGGAGCCAATCACTTTGGTGAAAGATTCTGAAGCTAGTCGAGAATTGCTGCATATAGTGGTAAAAGATTTGCAATCAACTCTAGAACCTGAGACTGTGACAGTGGTGAAAGATTTGAAGGAAACTCTAGAGTGTGAGATGGTGGTGGCGAAAGATTTGGAAACAACCCCAAAATCTGAAGCAATCATGGATGTAAAGCATTCTAAGGCTGCTCCAGAATCTTTGTATAAACCAAAGGTAAAGGATTCAGAAGCAGTTCCAGAATCTCTCTACTCATCGAAGGTGAAAGGTGCGGAATTAGCTCTAgaactggaggcagcagcaaaggTGAAAGATTTGAAAGAAACCCTAGAATCTGAGGTCATGGTAGATGTGAAAGATTTGGAAGCTGCTTCAGAATCTGTGGTCAGGATGAAGGTAAAAGATTTGGAAGAAATTCCAGAACATTGGCAGCCAGTGGGTGTGAAAATTTTGGAAGCATCTCCGGAATCTGAGGAAACAGTAGAAGTAAAATATTTAGAAGCAACTCCAGAAGCTCAGGTGTTGACAGAGATGAAAGATTTGGAAGAAACTCTGGAATCTCTGTACACCACAGAGGTGGAGGAGTTAGAAAAAATTACAAAATCTATGCCAATGGTAGAGGTGAAAGAATCCGAGGCTGTGATGGATCTGAAATTCTCAGCAACCACTCTAAAATCTGAGAAAATAGTGGAGGTGAAAATTTTGGAAGATACACCAGTATCTTTGGCAGTGGAAAATATACAAAATTCAAAAGCATATCTAGAATCTCTGCACACTGAGGAAATGAAAGATTTGGAAGCTGATCTAGAAGCTGAGACTGCAACAGATCTGAAGGATTTGGAAGAAACTTTGGGCACAGTGCAGGTGAAATATTCAGAAGCAGTTTTGAAATCTGTGGGCATAGCAGAGAGAAAACATTTGGAAACAACTGTAGAAAGTCCTAATGCAGTGCTAGATTTGGAAACAGTTTTAGAACCTCAGCACACTGTGGATCTGAAACTTCCGGAAACTCCTGAGATTCCTGAGTTAACAGTGGAGGTGAAAGATTCTGAAGCAGCTCTAGAATCTGAGGCTATTACAGAGGTAAATGACTTGCGAGCTACTCCAGAGTCTGTGGCCACGGTGGAGGTGAAAGATTTGAAAGTAGTACCAGATTCTCTTCACACAGTAAACATGAATAACTTGGAAGCAACTCCAGAATTGGTGACAGCTGCAAAGGTGAAAGACTTGGAAACAGCTCCACCTCTGCTACTGCCACCACAGATTCTGAAGGATTTACAAGCAGCTCCAGAATCGGCAGCAGTGGTGAAAGATTTGGAAGCAGCTCCAGAATATGTGGTGATGCTGGCAGAGGTGAAAGATTCAGAACTAGTTCCAGTTTCTCTGCATACCATAGATGTGAAAGATTCTGAAACAATTCCAGAATCGACGGTGGTGGTTTCAGAAGCAAAAgattcagcagcagctccagaaTCTGTGGCGGAGTTGAAATACTCAGAAACAAGTCCAGAATCTGTGGTGGTGACTGCAGAAATGAAAGATTTAGAAGCAGCTCTGAAATCTGTGGTGGTGGCAGAGGTGAAGGATTTGAGAGCAGCTCCAGAATCTTTGGCTGCAGAGGTGACAGACTTGGAAGCAGCGCCAGATATTCTGTGTCCTGTAGATGTGAAAGATTCTGGAACAGCTCCAGAAtctgtggtggtggcagcagaagTGACAGATTTGGAAGCAGCTCCAGATTTTCTGTGTACTGTAGATGTGAAAGATTCTGGAACAACTACAGAATCTGTGATAGCGGCTGAAGAAGTGACAGATTTGGAAGCAGCTCCAGATTTTCTGCACATTGAAGATGTGAAAGATTCTGAAAGAGCTCCACAATCTGTGGTAGTGGCTGCAGAGGTGAAAGATTCAGAAGCTGCTCCAGAATCTGTTGTGACAGTGGCAGAGTTGAAATATTCAGAAACAAGTCCAGAATCTGTGGTGGCTACTGCAGAAATGAAAGATTTAGAAGCCGTTCTGGAATCTCTGGCAGTGGCAGAGGTGAAGGATTTGCAGGCTGCTTCAGATGGTTTGGTGGCGGTGGCAGAGGtgaaagatttgaaagtatctccAGAATCTTTGGCAGCGGTGGCAGCAGAAGTGACCGATTTGGAAGCAGCTCCAGATTTTCTGTGTACTGTAGATGTGAAAGATTCTGGAACAACTACAGAATCTGTGATAGCGGCTGAAGAAGTGACAGATTTGGAAGCAGCTCCAGATTTTCTGCACGCTGAAGATGTGAAAGATCCTGAAAGAGCTCCACAATCTGTGGTAGTGGCTGCAGAAATGAAGGATTCTGAAACAACTCCAGAATCTGTGGCGGCAGTGGCAGAGGTAAAATACTCAGAAACAAGTCTGGAATCGGTGATGGCTACTGCAGAAATGAAAGATTTAGAAGCCATTctggaatctgtggcagaggtgAAGGATTTGCAGGCTGCTCTAGATGCTGTGGTGGCAGAGGTGAAAGATTTGAAAGCTGGTCCAGTttctgtggtggtggtggcagatgTAGAAGATTCAGAAGGCACTCCAAAATCTGTGGAGGTGGCTGCAGAGATGAAAGATTCAGAAGCAGCCTCAGAATCTGTGGCGATAGCGGCAGAGATGAAGGATTTGCCAGCTGCTCTAGATTCTCTGGTGTCGGTGGCAGAGGTAGAGGATTCAGAAGCAGCTAGTGTTTCTCTGCATACTTTAGGTGTGAATGATTCAGAAGCAGCTCCAGAATCTGTGGTGGCTACGACAGAGGTGAAAAATTTGGAAGCACCTCCAGTTTCTCTGTATACAGTGTACATTAAAGATTCAGAAACAACTCAAGAATCTGTGACAGTGACTGCAGAGGTGAATGATTCAGAAGCAACTCCAGCATTTGGGCCAGTGGCGGAAGAGGTGAAAGATTTGGGAGCACCTCCAGAATCGGTGGTGGCGGTGGCAGCGGTGGAAGTTTTGGGAGTGGCTCCAGAATTGGtggtggctggggcagcagcaaaaGATTTGGGAGTGCCTCCAGAATCGATGGTGGCTGTGGCAGCGGTGGAAGTTTCAGGAGTGGCTCCAGAATTGCTGGTGGTTGTGGCAGAGGCAAAAGATTCCGAAGCAACTCCAGGATCTGTGGCAGAAGTGAAGAATGATGatgatctctttaaaaaaaagaaagcataTGAAAAAAGTAAGAGTAGTGATAAACATAAACAAGATGCAAAGAAATTAAAAAGGAGTAAATCTAAATCTCTTTCACGATCCAGGAAGCGGAAAAAAAAGTCCAGGTCACGTTCTGTCTCtaaacatttgaaatataaaagAGCAAGGTCTAGGAGCAGAAACTACTCAGATTCCAGAAAGAACCATTCCACATCTTATGATAAGTCTAGATCCAGATCTGTTGAAAAAAGAGGGGGCAAAGAATCTTCACGGAGGTCTAGACGCAGACGCTCCAGGTCCTCTGATGGTCTCAAGTCAAGATCCAGATCCATTGATAAAAAGGAAGGCAAAGACTCTTCCTGGAGGTCAAGACGCAGGCGCTCCAGGTCCTCTGATCATCTCAAGTCTAAATCCAGATCTGTTGAAAAAAGAGAGGGCAAAGGGTCTTCACGGAGGTCTAGACGCAGACGCTCCAGGTCCTCCGATCGCCTCAAGTCTAGATCACAATCTGTTGAAAAAAGAGAGCGCAAAGATTCTTCATGGAGGTCTAGACGCAGACGCTCCAAGTCCTGGGATCGTCTCAAGTCTAGATCCAGATCTGTTGGAAAAAAAGGGCGCAAAGACTCTTCCTGGAGGTCCAGACGCAGACGCTCCAAGTCCTCTGATCATCTCAAGTCTAGATCCAGATCTGTTGAAAAAAGAGAGCGCAAAGACTCTTCACGAAGGTCTAGACGCAGACGCTCCAAGTCCTCTGATCGTCTCAAGTCTAGATCCAGATCCAGATCTTTTGAAAAAAGAGGTGGCAAAGAAACTTCCTGGAGGTCCAGACGCAGACGCTCCAAGTCCTCTGATCGTCTCAAGTCCAGATCCAGATCCAGATCTTTTGAAAAAAGAGGTGGCAAAGAATCTTCCTGGAGGTCCAGACGCAGACGCTCCAAGTCCTCTGATCGTCTCAAGTCTAGATCCAGATCCAGATCTTTTGAAAAAAGAGGTGGCAAAGAATCTTCCTGGAGGTCTAGACGCGGACGCTCCAAGTCCTCTGATCGTCTCAAATCAAAATCCAGATCCAGATCTGTTGAAAAAAGAAGTGGCAAAGAATCTTCCTGGAGGTCAAGACGCAGACGCTCGAAATCCTCTGATCGTTTCAAGTCAAGATCGAGATCTGTTGAAAAAAGAGGGGGCAGGGACTCTTCATGGAGGTCTAAACGTAGACGTTCCAAGTCCTTGGATCGTCTCAAATCTAGATCCAAATCTGTTGAAAAAAGAAGGGGCAGAGACTCTTCACGGAGGTCTAAACGTAGACGCTCCAAATCCACTGATCATCACAAGTCTAGATCCAAATCTGTTGAAAAAATAGGTAGTAAAGAGTCTTCACGGAGGTCAAAACGTAGACGTTCCAAGTCCTCTGATCGTCTCAAATCTAGATCCAAATCTATTGAAAAACTAGGAAGCAAAGAGACTTCATGGAGGTCCAGGTGCAGACGCTCAAAATCCTTTGATGGTCTAAAGTCTAGATCTAGATCCAAATCTGTtgaaaaaagagagagcaagGAGTCTTCACGGAGATCTAAAAGTAAACGCTCCAAGTCTTCTGAGCGTCACAAGTCCAGATCCAAATCTGTTGAAGAAATAGAGGTTCAGGAACCTTCACAGAGGTCTCGAAGTAGCCGCTCCAAGTCTTTTGAACGTCACAAGTCTAGATCCAATTCTGTTGAAGAAATAGAGGTTCAGGAACCTTCAAAGAGGTCTCGAAGTAGCCGCTCCAAGTCTTCTGAACATAAATCCAGATCCAAATCTGTTGAAGAAATAGAGGTTCAGGAGCCTTCACAGAGGTTTCAAAGTAGCCACTTCAAGTCTTCTGAACGTCACATGTATAGATCCAAATCTGTTGATGAAATAGTGGTTCAGGAGCTTTCACAGAGGTTTCGAAGTAGCCGCTCCAAGTCCTTGGAACATCAAAAGTCTAGATCCAAATCTGTTGAAGAAATAGAGGGCAAAGAATTTTCACAGAAGTCTCAAAGTTGCCACTCCAAGGTTTCTGAAAGTCACGAGTCCAGATCCAAATCTGTTGAAGAAATAGAGGTTCAGGAGCGTTCACAGAGGTCTCGAAGTAGCCGTTCCAAGTCTTCTGAACATCTCCAGTCCAGATCTAAATCTGTTGAAGAAATAGAGGTGCAGGAGCTTTCACAGAGGTCTCGAAGTAGTCGCTCCAAGTCTTCTGAACGTGTTACGTCGAAATCCAAATCTGTTGAGGAAATAGAGGCTCAGGAGCCTGCAGAGAGGTCTCGAAGCAGCTGCTCTGAGTCTTTGGAACGTCAAATGTCTAGATCCAAATCTGTTGAAAAAGAATGCAAAGATTCTTCACAGAGGTCTCGAAGTAGCCGCTCCAAGTCTTCTGAATGTGTCACATCTAAATCCAAATCTGATGAAGAAATGGAGGTTCAGGAGCCTTCACTAAGGTCTCGAAGTAGACGCTCCAAATCTGATGAAGGTCACAAGTCCAGATCCAATTCTGTTGAAGAAATAGAGGTTGAGGAGCCTATCCAGAGATCTCGAAGTAGCCGCTCCACGTCTTCTGAACGTCACAAGTCCAGATCCAAATCTGTTGAAGAAATAGCGGTTCAGGAGCCTTCACATAGGTCTCAAAGCAGCCGCCCTGAATCCTTGGAACGTCAAAAGTCTAGATCCAAATCTATTGAAAAAGAATGCAAAGATTCTTCACAGAGGTCTCGAAGTAGCCGCTCCAAGTCTTCTGAATGTGTCACGTCTAAATCCAAATCTGATGAAGAAATGGAGGTTCAGGAGCCTTCACTAAGGTCTCGAAGTAGCCGCTCCAAATCTTCTG